TATTTGAATGACATACGTGGCCGGCACCTAACCCAGGCGCATGTGCTGGCCGCCATCAAACAAGCCAAAGAAGGACCAGTAGCAGAAGGCAACGTGGGCGCGGGGACGGGTACGGTGTGCTTCGGGTTTAAGGGTGGCATTGGCACTTCTAGCCGGCAACTGCCGCAGAGTTTGGGAGGCTATAACGTAGGCGTTTTGGTGCAGAGCAATTTTGGCGGCGTCTTGCAGATTGACGGAGTTCCGGTGGGCGAGGAGCTGAAGCAATTTTCTTTCAGTAAGCAGATTCTGGAAAAGGCCGACGGCTCCTGCATGATGGTGGTGGCTACCAATGCGCCGGTAGACGCCCGCAACCTGGAGCGCATGGCGCAACGGGCCATGCTGGGCCTGGCCAAAACCGGCGGCATCGCGTCTAACGGAAGCGGGGATTACGTCATCGCATTTTCTACCAACGCCGGGGTGCGCGTGCCGTTTACTCCCAAAGAACCCACCCAAACCGTGACGTATCTGCACAATGACGCCATGAGTGCTTTGTTTCTGGCCACCATTGAAGCCACTGAGGAAGCCATCATCAACTCGCTCTTCAAAGCCGAAACCATGCAAGGCAAAGACCAGAACACCATTCAGGCCCTGCCCTTAGACAAAACCTTAGACTTACTCAAGAAACACCATGCCCGCTAACCCAACTTTGTACGCCTACCTGCGCGGCGAAATTCTGCCCTACGACCAGGCTTTTCTGCACGTGAGCGACTTGTCCATCCAGAGAGGCTACGGCATCTTTGACTTCCTGAAGGTGGAGAACGGACAGCCCCTGTTCATGGAGCATTACCTGGACCGGTTTTACCACTCGGCGCAACTGATGGAGCTGGCAATCCCGCTGGAGCGGTCTGCCTTGCAGGAGGCGGTGTTTCATTTGATAGACAAGAACAACCTGCCACTGTCTGGCATCAAGATGATTTTAACGGGCGGCTATTCTCTGGATGGCTACCAGCCAGTAGAACCTAATCTCATGATTGTCCAGCAACCAGTCACCATGCCTACCCAGGAGCAGTTGCAGAAGGGCTTTGAAATTATCACCCATGAGTACGTGCGCGATATTCCGGCGGCCAAGACCATCAATTACTCGGTGGGTATAAAACTGTTGAGCCAAATAAAAGCGGCCGGCGCCGATGATGTGCTCTACCACCAAGGCTGCGTGGTGTCAGAATTCCCGAGGGCGAATTTCTTCATTGTTAAACAGGACGATACGGTGGTGACAGCGGCCCAGGATGTCTTAAAAGGCATCACCAGAAAGAACGTGCTGGAGATTGCCGGCCGTACCTTTAAAGCCGAGGAAGGCACCATCACATTGCAGGATATTGACCAGGCCAAAGAGGCGTTCCTCACCAGCACCACCAAGCGCGTGATGCCCGTGGTGAAGATGGACGGCTACGCCATTGGCGACGGCACGCCCGGCCCCGTCACCCTTGCCTTGCTGGAGGAATTGTTGAAGCTGGAGAAACATTCTGCTCAACGCTAGTCTGAGGCTTTGGCTGAGGATTCTGCTTGCCCGGGGCAGTAGGCGCGAAATAAAAGTGATACACCATCAAGGCCAGGCAAAACAGCAGAATGAGCAGAATGGCCGCCGTCTGCCACGCCGACCACACGAAGAACTTAGGTTTGCGCTTTTTCTTGTCCAGGTACTGCTTTACCCGGCCGCGCGTCTCTTTGACGGCGTGGTACACCTTGGCGGCCTGGGCCAGCTCCATGCCTTCCACCAGGTCTGAGCACAGCTCACAAGACACCAGGTGGCGCTCCACCAGGTGGTTCTGCTCCGGCGATAAACGCTCTGACTGGTACCCGCGTAGCACCTCCAGTGACGGATGGCCCTCGGGTCCCCAATCCTGTTCAAAGTGGTGGTTACTGTTCATAGTTTCTCTCCAGGTAAATGCGCAGGTTTCGCTTCCCGTTTTGAATGTGGCTCTTTACTTTGGCCACCTCGTACCCGGTCAGGTCCGCAATTTCTTTGTAGCTTTTTTTCTGCAGGTAAAACAACTCCACGCACAGGCGTTGTTCTTCGTTCAAGGTTTGTAATCCTTCTGCCAATAATTGAACCTCTAGTTCAGGCTCTGGTTGGTCTTCATAGGCGTGGGCGCTGGACTTTTCCAGACTGGCGCTGGTCTGGTCATCAAAGGAACTGAATTTTTTCTTTTTATCAGCGCGCAGGAGCATCAGGCAGTGGTTCTTGGCCAGGGTGTGCAACCAGCTTTTAAAAGTAGTTACCTCATGCTTTTGCAGGGCCGTGAACAGTGTCTCAAAAATCTGCATGGTGGCGTCCTTGCTTTCCTCTTCGTCCTTCAGGTACTTGAGGCACACCAGGTACACCATCTCTGTGTGCCGCTCAAACAATTCCCCCACGCAAGCCGCGTCCCCTGACTTCTTGAACTGGTGTACCAGCTCCAGGTCAGTAGGGTCTTTTTGGCGTGCGAAGAGTTTTAGAAACATAAGGCCGTTGGGTCAATGCGTCGAAAAAGGTACTGGATTTGGCGCGGACTATTGCTGGTGCTGCTCAAATAATTCTTGCCGTTTAGTAGTAGATGCAGAAACCGCTATGTTTCCATAAGCCGATGCAAAAAATAAACCAGGCAACTGGCGCTACCTGGTCTAGGATGTTTTATGCTGGTTTTAAATTCGAGGCGGGAAAGCCGTTTTTCGCCTATTTTCTGGGAAACAGGCAAAAAACGGCTTTCTTCTAAAGGAGGGATGGCTCTATTTTGCGAATGCCTGGAGCTTAGGCTTCCAATACTTTTAAGGCTTCTTCGTTGCCAATCTTGTGCGCCATCTCGGTGGCGGTGAGGCCGCGGCTGTCGCGTAGGTTCTGGTCGGCGCCGTGCTTGGCCACAATCTTGACCAGCTCATGCCGCCCGAACATGGTGGCAAACATCAAAGCGGTACCGCCGCTTCCGTTCTGCAGGTTCAAGTCGGCGCCGTGTTCAATGAGTAGCTCGGCTATTTCAGCGTGACCCTTAAAGCACAGTCCCATCAAGGCGGTGTTGCCGCTGTTGTCCTGTATGTTCACATCGGCGCCCGCATTTAGCAAGACTTTGGTGGCTTCTAAATGTCCTTCGTAACTGGCCAGAATCATGGGCGTGAATCCGCGGCCGTCGCGCACGTCCACCGGCACGCCTTCGGCTAGCAGTTCTTTAATGAGCGACACGTCTCCTTTGCGGGCGGCATCAAAAATTAAATGTTCTGGATTGGTAGAGCTGAATTCCATGAGGCTTGCTTTTGATTAGGGTTGATGGATGATGCAACATACGGAAAAGGGCAACGGCAGGACCATCAATACTTTTGATGCCGCATAGAGACCGGCTATAAGAAGGACGGGTAAACAGGTTACGGAAGAATCTGTGGCGGAAAAGAGAAAACCGTTTTTGGGCTGTTTTCTGGAAAACAGCCCAAAAACGGTTTTGCATTAGGTGGCGTGAGAACTGTTAGTCTGCCCAGCGCCATTCTCCGGCAATCTGAAGCGGCTCTTTGAGGTTATTCTTTAACAGGAATTCCTTGGTCTCCGCGTCATTGAGTTTCTTGGCTTGAATCTGGTCTGCGTCTGCCAGGCCGTACAAGAGCATGGCACTGAAGCGCACCGTGTTTTTCAATTGTTGTTCGTCTACCAAGGCAAAAGAGTCGCAGTCGGCGTGGTAGCAATCGCCGCCATTGTTCGGCAGCTTTCCACCAAAAGAGCCACCCGTTGGGATGCCCTGCAACATGAACGGCTGGTGGTCTGAGTGCAGACCCGCCCTAGCTGAGAAGCTGTTTTTGAATGTGGTGTCAATGGAAGCGGTAATGGCCCCGATGGACTGGAACAAGGGCTTCATGGATTCCTGGCTGGCGTTATAGCCTTTGGGGTCATTGGTCATGTCATAGTTGAGCATGTAGGCAATGTTGTTCAGGCTCTTGTCTTTGGTAGCCTGTTCAATATAAGCTTCAGAACCCAGCAGGCCCTGTTCTTCGCCCATGAACATGACAAACTCAATGGTGCGCTTAGGCGTCAGGTTCAAGGCCTGGAAGGTGCGGGCCATGTCCAAAACCGCAAACGACCCGATGCCGTTGTCAATGGCGCCCGTAGACAAATCCCAGCTATCCAAATGGCCGCCAATCACAATCTTCTCCTGCGGCAGTTCGCTTCCTTTTAAGGTAGCAATCACGTTACGGGCTTTGATCTTGCCCGAATGATTGGTCATGGCAATCTGCGCCGTCACCATCTGGCCACCCTGCAACTGCTCTTTCAGTTTCAGGCCGTCTTCCTTGCCCACGCACAGGGCGGGAATAGGAATCAGTTTGCCCGTCACTGAGGCCGTGCCCGTTAAAAGCGTACCACCCGCCACTGTGTTAATGATGATGATGCCCTTGGCCCCGTTCTTAATGGCCAAGGCTGTTTTCTCTGACCGGTGCAGGTTCCTGGCACCTTC
The nucleotide sequence above comes from Nibribacter ruber. Encoded proteins:
- a CDS encoding DmpA family aminopeptidase, with the translated sequence MKQLLTLLLVICLLPWAQAQQRKRVRDYGVKIGVLPTGSLNAITDVPGVKVGHVTLVQGAQVRTGVTAILPHGGNLFQEKVPAAVFVGNGFGKLAGVTQIQELGNLESPIILTNTLAVGTALNAVVDYTLQQPGNETVQSVNAVIGETNDGYLNDIRGRHLTQAHVLAAIKQAKEGPVAEGNVGAGTGTVCFGFKGGIGTSSRQLPQSLGGYNVGVLVQSNFGGVLQIDGVPVGEELKQFSFSKQILEKADGSCMMVVATNAPVDARNLERMAQRAMLGLAKTGGIASNGSGDYVIAFSTNAGVRVPFTPKEPTQTVTYLHNDAMSALFLATIEATEEAIINSLFKAETMQGKDQNTIQALPLDKTLDLLKKHHAR
- a CDS encoding aminotransferase class IV; translated protein: MPANPTLYAYLRGEILPYDQAFLHVSDLSIQRGYGIFDFLKVENGQPLFMEHYLDRFYHSAQLMELAIPLERSALQEAVFHLIDKNNLPLSGIKMILTGGYSLDGYQPVEPNLMIVQQPVTMPTQEQLQKGFEIITHEYVRDIPAAKTINYSVGIKLLSQIKAAGADDVLYHQGCVVSEFPRANFFIVKQDDTVVTAAQDVLKGITRKNVLEIAGRTFKAEEGTITLQDIDQAKEAFLTSTTKRVMPVVKMDGYAIGDGTPGPVTLALLEELLKLEKHSAQR
- a CDS encoding RNA polymerase sigma factor, producing the protein MFLKLFARQKDPTDLELVHQFKKSGDAACVGELFERHTEMVYLVCLKYLKDEEESKDATMQIFETLFTALQKHEVTTFKSWLHTLAKNHCLMLLRADKKKKFSSFDDQTSASLEKSSAHAYEDQPEPELEVQLLAEGLQTLNEEQRLCVELFYLQKKSYKEIADLTGYEVAKVKSHIQNGKRNLRIYLERNYEQ
- a CDS encoding ankyrin repeat domain-containing protein; protein product: MEFSSTNPEHLIFDAARKGDVSLIKELLAEGVPVDVRDGRGFTPMILASYEGHLEATKVLLNAGADVNIQDNSGNTALMGLCFKGHAEIAELLIEHGADLNLQNGSGGTALMFATMFGRHELVKIVAKHGADQNLRDSRGLTATEMAHKIGNEEALKVLEA
- a CDS encoding M20/M25/M40 family metallo-hydrolase, which gives rise to MDSSSRIILSTLALALSLTAHAQSSWPATFQQINAEVQSNSKAYSSLQQASKTIGHRLTGSENGKKAEEYAFNLFKSYGFKEVRYQPFEVESWSRGTLKLQVRINGPHFQDVKAVSLAHSPVKANATGQLVDMGNGLEADYNAQPNAVKGKIALVYLGILPGSPEGARNLHRSEKTALAIKNGAKGIIIINTVAGGTLLTGTASVTGKLIPIPALCVGKEDGLKLKEQLQGGQMVTAQIAMTNHSGKIKARNVIATLKGSELPQEKIVIGGHLDSWDLSTGAIDNGIGSFAVLDMARTFQALNLTPKRTIEFVMFMGEEQGLLGSEAYIEQATKDKSLNNIAYMLNYDMTNDPKGYNASQESMKPLFQSIGAITASIDTTFKNSFSARAGLHSDHQPFMLQGIPTGGSFGGKLPNNGGDCYHADCDSFALVDEQQLKNTVRFSAMLLYGLADADQIQAKKLNDAETKEFLLKNNLKEPLQIAGEWRWAD